In one window of Buchnera aphidicola (Cavariella theobaldi) DNA:
- the ychF gene encoding redox-regulated ATPase YchF, whose protein sequence is MSFKCGIVGLPNVGKSTLFNALTKGNAAIANFPFCTIKPNIGISPVLDYRIQKLSKIVNSKKIVHTFIEFVDIAGLVEGASKGEGLGNQFLSNIRDTNVIVHVVRCFESNNIVHAYQKIEPLKDIEIINTELILSDLETCEKSVLQLKKKIKINKKLEDKTLFVLQKCISFLSRGVMIRNALLDIEEKKIIRYLRLLTLKPTMYVANMNEEKESIALLNQLKIIAIKENTVVIPVLAQLELDLSSMNTTEKKYFIKEFDIPFLGLHDIINKGYQLLNLITFFTVGPKEIRAWSISKGSTSIEAAEKIHSDFKKGFIRAQIIKFSDFLKYKSESIIKELGKCRTEGKNYCIQDGDIIHFLFNV, encoded by the coding sequence ATGAGTTTTAAATGTGGAATTGTAGGTTTGCCCAATGTTGGTAAATCTACTTTATTTAATGCTTTAACAAAAGGTAATGCTGCAATTGCAAATTTTCCATTTTGCACTATCAAACCCAATATTGGTATATCACCAGTGTTAGATTATCGAATACAAAAACTTTCAAAGATTGTCAATTCCAAAAAAATAGTGCATACATTTATAGAATTTGTAGATATTGCAGGCTTAGTAGAAGGCGCTTCGAAAGGTGAAGGTTTAGGTAATCAATTTTTAAGTAATATAAGAGATACGAATGTAATAGTACATGTTGTGCGTTGCTTTGAGAGTAACAATATTGTTCATGCATATCAAAAAATTGAACCATTAAAAGACATAGAGATTATAAATACTGAACTTATTTTATCTGATTTAGAAACGTGCGAAAAGTCTGTGTTACAACTTAAAAAAAAAATAAAAATTAATAAAAAATTAGAAGATAAAACATTATTCGTTTTACAAAAATGCATCTCTTTTTTATCTCGTGGTGTTATGATTAGAAATGCATTATTAGATATAGAGGAAAAAAAAATAATTAGATATTTGCGTTTATTAACTTTAAAACCAACAATGTATGTTGCTAATATGAATGAAGAAAAAGAATCAATTGCACTATTAAATCAGCTAAAAATTATAGCTATAAAAGAAAATACTGTTGTTATTCCTGTTTTAGCACAATTAGAATTAGATCTTTCTAGCATGAATACAACGGAAAAAAAATATTTTATAAAAGAATTTGATATACCTTTTCTAGGATTGCATGACATTATTAATAAAGGATATCAATTGCTTAATTTAATTACTTTTTTTACTGTGGGGCCGAAAGAAATTCGCGCTTGGTCTATTTCTAAAGGAAGTACCAGTATAGAAGCTGCGGAAAAAATACACAGCGATTTTAAAAAGGGTTTTATTCGCGCACAAATTATAAAATTTTCCGATTTTTTAAAATATAAAAGCGAATCAATAATAAAAGAATTAGGAAAATGTAGAACAGAAGGGAAAAATTATTGTATTCAGGATGGTGATATAATTCATTTTTTATTTAATGTATAA
- the truA gene encoding tRNA pseudouridine(38-40) synthase TruA, which yields MVKITMIKKFALCVEYNGGNYHGWQRQKNVSSIQEEIEKSLSMIANHKIDVICAGRTDAGVHSIGQVIHFNTISIRKKSAWTIGANHYLSKDISIKWIKEVPENFHARYSALSRSYRYIIYNYNLRTSFFNYGYNHIHQKLDILKMNNAAQYLLGEHDFSAFKSANCQSSSSCRKIFKLKISRLNNWIIIDITANAFLYHMVRNIVGSLIEIGISKKKENWMKILLQKKDRNLAGPTAASKGLYLFSVEYPIFFNLP from the coding sequence ATGGTTAAAATAACAATGATAAAAAAATTTGCACTATGTGTAGAGTATAATGGTGGCAATTATCATGGATGGCAACGTCAAAAAAATGTTTCTAGTATCCAAGAGGAAATAGAAAAATCTTTATCAATGATTGCAAATCATAAAATAGATGTTATATGTGCTGGTCGTACTGATGCTGGTGTACATAGCATAGGACAAGTTATACATTTTAATACAATTTCTATTCGTAAAAAATCTGCTTGGACAATAGGTGCTAATCATTACTTATCTAAAGATATATCAATTAAATGGATTAAAGAAGTACCAGAAAATTTTCATGCTCGCTATAGTGCACTATCCCGCTCTTATCGTTATATAATATATAATTATAATTTACGCACGTCTTTTTTCAATTATGGATATAATCATATTCATCAAAAATTAGACATACTTAAAATGAATAATGCAGCTCAATACTTATTAGGAGAGCATGATTTTTCTGCGTTTAAGTCAGCAAACTGTCAATCGAGTTCTTCTTGTAGAAAAATTTTTAAATTAAAAATTTCGCGCTTAAATAATTGGATTATAATAGATATCACAGCAAATGCATTTTTATATCACATGGTTCGTAATATTGTAGGATCTTTAATTGAAATTGGGATATCTAAAAAAAAAGAAAATTGGATGAAAATTTTGTTACAAAAAAAAGATAGAAATTTAGCTGGTCCGACTGCAGCTTCTAAAGGATTATACTTGTTTTCTGTAGAATACCCTATTTTTTTTAATTTACCTTAG
- the panC gene encoding pantoate--beta-alanine ligase has product MNTLKKQNKTIGLIPTMGNLHYGHISLVLSAQKYVDIIIVSIFVNPIQFDNEHDFKKYPQTFEKDCEILKKYNVDIIFFPTIHEMYPFGIKNEILIEISNLSNIIEGQSRPGHFQGVATIICKLFNLVQPQYAFFGEKDYQQLLIIKTIVIELNYMIKIISIPTIRSRNGLALSSRNNHLNSSEIKKAPYLYKIIQNTAEKIIKSKKNNISEIIKISKLKLLEKGFFIDIFNVYDAEKLQFLSKKSKEAIIIASAWLGKTRLIDNKKFFIR; this is encoded by the coding sequence ATTAATACTTTAAAAAAACAAAATAAAACAATAGGACTTATACCTACCATGGGAAATTTGCACTATGGGCATATATCTTTAGTTTTATCAGCTCAAAAATATGTAGATATTATAATTGTTAGTATTTTTGTTAATCCTATTCAGTTTGATAATGAACATGATTTTAAAAAATATCCTCAAACTTTTGAAAAAGACTGTGAAATATTAAAAAAATACAATGTTGATATTATTTTTTTTCCTACTATACATGAAATGTATCCGTTTGGAATAAAAAATGAAATATTAATTGAAATTTCAAATTTATCAAATATTATAGAAGGTCAATCAAGACCAGGACATTTTCAGGGAGTTGCTACAATTATTTGTAAATTATTTAATTTAGTGCAACCCCAATATGCTTTTTTTGGTGAAAAAGATTATCAACAATTATTAATTATCAAAACAATAGTGATAGAATTAAATTATATGATTAAAATTATCAGTATACCCACTATACGATCAAGAAATGGACTGGCTCTTAGTTCAAGAAATAATCATTTAAATTCCTCAGAAATTAAAAAAGCGCCTTATTTGTATAAAATTATTCAAAACACTGCTGAAAAAATTATAAAATCAAAAAAAAATAATATTTCAGAAATCATTAAAATATCAAAATTAAAATTACTAGAAAAAGGATTTTTTATAGATATATTCAATGTATATGATGCTGAAAAACTGCAATTTTTATCAAAAAAAAGCAAAGAAGCAATCATCATAGCATCTGCATGGTTAGGAAAAACACGCCTTATTGATAATAAAAAATTTTTTATACGATAA
- the thrC gene encoding threonine synthase, protein MKLYNLKDHTEIVNFEHAVKLGLGQQQGLFFPVELPVITSVELSKILKMDFITRSTEILSYFIKNEISKDKLYDCIKKAFYFQYPLKVQIKNNIGCLELFHGPTLAFKDFGARFMAQMILSLNKNNESFTILTATSGDTGAAVAHAFYGMKNVRVIILYPKGKISELQEKLFCTLGKNIKTISINGSFDDCQKLVKEAFDDKILKESIGLNSANSINISRLLAQICYYFEAFSLISEEQRKKLVISVPCGNFGNLTAGLLAKSLGLPIKYFIACTNANDTVPRFLKNGIWQPNQTVSTISNAMDISQPNNWTRVEELFKRKKWDIKELKFGSVSDDETKKTLHELFKIGYISEPHAAIAYRLLKDQLKEDEFGLFLGTAHPAKFKNTIEKILNNIITLPQALKNRINLPLLSHNINPNFSKLKKFLLEK, encoded by the coding sequence ATGAAGCTTTATAATTTAAAAGATCATACTGAAATAGTCAATTTTGAACATGCTGTTAAATTAGGATTAGGACAACAACAGGGATTATTTTTTCCAGTAGAATTACCAGTTATTACATCCGTTGAATTATCAAAAATATTAAAAATGGATTTTATTACAAGAAGTACAGAAATACTATCTTATTTTATCAAAAATGAAATCTCCAAAGATAAATTATATGATTGCATTAAAAAAGCATTTTATTTTCAATATCCATTAAAAGTACAAATAAAAAATAATATAGGATGCTTAGAATTATTTCATGGCCCAACTTTAGCATTTAAAGATTTTGGCGCGCGATTTATGGCTCAAATGATATTATCTCTAAATAAAAATAATGAATCCTTTACTATTTTAACGGCAACATCAGGAGACACTGGTGCGGCAGTAGCACATGCTTTTTATGGTATGAAAAATGTCAGAGTAATTATTTTGTATCCAAAAGGAAAAATTAGTGAACTACAAGAAAAATTATTTTGCACTTTAGGAAAAAATATAAAAACTATATCTATCAATGGAAGTTTTGATGATTGTCAAAAACTTGTTAAAGAAGCTTTTGATGATAAAATACTAAAAGAATCAATAGGTCTTAACTCTGCAAATTCCATTAATATCAGTCGATTATTAGCACAAATATGTTATTATTTTGAAGCATTTTCATTAATTTCAGAAGAACAAAGAAAAAAATTAGTAATTTCTGTACCATGTGGTAATTTTGGAAATCTCACAGCTGGTTTATTAGCAAAATCCCTCGGTTTACCAATTAAATATTTTATAGCATGTACTAATGCTAATGATACAGTGCCTAGATTTCTTAAAAATGGTATATGGCAACCAAATCAAACTGTTTCTACTATTTCTAATGCAATGGATATTAGCCAACCAAACAATTGGACAAGAGTAGAAGAATTATTTAAAAGAAAAAAATGGGACATAAAAGAACTTAAATTTGGTAGTGTATCAGATGATGAGACAAAAAAAACATTACACGAATTGTTTAAAATAGGTTATATATCTGAACCACATGCAGCGATTGCATATCGATTATTAAAAGATCAACTAAAAGAAGATGAATTTGGTTTATTTTTAGGTACTGCTCATCCTGCAAAGTTTAAAAACACTATAGAAAAAATATTAAATAATATTATTACTTTACCTCAGGCGCTTAAAAATAGAATCAATTTACCATTATTATCTCATAATATAAATCCTAATTTTAGTAAATTAAAAAAATTCTTGTTAGAAAAATAA
- the thrB gene encoding homoserine kinase, whose product MIKIYAPASIGNVGVGFDILGAAIMPINGDLLGDCVTVKLSKEFQLCNQGTFSDKLPQNTQQNIVWKCWLKFCTVMKKKIPVSITLKKNMPIGSGLGSSACSVVATLVALNELCNKPLNLKELLFLMGEIEGEISGSVHYDNVAPSYLGGMQLILEDNDDISQKIPNFQNWFWIIAWPGVKISTSEARKILPKKYNKDTCIKSSRYLAGFIHASYTQQPDLAARLMQDFIAEPYRAILLPNFIHTKIALKKIGALSVGISGSGPAIFAVSDNINIAQKISLWLKENYLKNNTGFVHVCSLDLEGARQIG is encoded by the coding sequence ATGATCAAAATTTATGCACCAGCTTCTATTGGTAATGTTGGAGTTGGATTTGACATTTTAGGTGCTGCTATTATGCCTATTAACGGTGATTTATTGGGTGATTGCGTTACAGTAAAACTATCAAAAGAATTTCAACTATGTAATCAAGGTACTTTCTCTGATAAATTACCTCAAAATACCCAACAAAACATTGTCTGGAAATGTTGGTTAAAATTTTGCACAGTAATGAAGAAAAAAATTCCAGTCTCGATTACACTAAAAAAAAATATGCCTATTGGATCCGGATTAGGATCTAGCGCATGTTCGGTTGTAGCAACGCTAGTTGCATTAAATGAATTATGTAATAAACCATTAAATTTAAAAGAACTATTGTTTTTAATGGGTGAAATAGAAGGAGAAATATCCGGTAGTGTCCATTATGATAATGTTGCACCATCTTATTTAGGTGGTATGCAATTAATACTCGAAGATAATGATGATATAAGCCAAAAAATACCTAATTTTCAAAATTGGTTTTGGATTATAGCATGGCCTGGTGTAAAAATATCTACTTCAGAAGCAAGAAAAATATTACCAAAAAAATATAATAAAGATACTTGTATCAAAAGTAGCCGATATTTAGCAGGATTTATTCATGCATCATATACTCAACAACCTGATTTAGCCGCAAGATTAATGCAAGATTTTATAGCTGAACCATATCGCGCAATATTATTACCTAATTTTATACATACAAAAATAGCACTAAAAAAAATTGGAGCTCTTAGTGTAGGTATATCAGGATCTGGACCAGCTATCTTTGCAGTGTCTGATAATATCAATATAGCTCAAAAAATATCGTTATGGTTAAAAGAAAATTATTTAAAAAATAATACAGGTTTTGTGCACGTTTGTTCTTTAGATTTAGAAGGTGCACGCCAAATAGGATAA
- the thrA gene encoding bifunctional aspartate kinase/homoserine dehydrogenase I produces MKLLKFGGTSLANAEKFLCVADIIEKNIQNKKIAAVLSAPAKITNYLVQTIDNIIKNDNNAQNINIAENIFLELIHNIKKIQPYFCYESIVKLIKIEFKKLKYMIDGIILLQQCPDNVRAILISRGEILSVLIMKYILEARKHNIIVIDPVKNLISKGHYLDSTVNIPRSKKIINKINTTHADIILMAGFIAGNKKEELVVLGRNGSDYSAAVLAACLNASCCEIWTDVDGVFTSDPREVIDSYLLKSISYQEAMELSYFGAKVLHPRTIEPIAQFKIPCIIKNTNNLKSPGTLICEENKTEKNFLKGVTHLDNIVMFSISGSSIKNTLSITGRIFTAIAQKKIKIVLITQSSSEHTINFCVLENYMNSVKSALTEEFRLELKEKILNPISIEKELSILSIVGSYIRMKHNIASKIFYILGSSNINILAIAQGSSQHSISMVVNKKNILNAVKIIHNTMFSNKKIITVFLIGIGGVGSTLIQQILQQQNFLNEKNINIKICVIANSKKILIVNNGINLSCWEKEFKKSQEQFSLEKLISLTRKHHFLNPTIIDCTSDQYLSEEYSAFLKNGFNIVTSNKKANTNNFEYYTKIRKIALNTNKKFFYETNVGAGLPIISTLKQLLNTGDTVIKCQGILSGSLSFIFGKLEEGVLLSQATKEAKNLGFTEPHPADDLSGIDVARKILILAREMGYHKELKDVKIEPILPQNFKKYQDINEFLLKIKDVDSYFVEKTKKAQKEGKVLRFVGTIDKKGQCTVKIEEINITDPLYKIKNGENVIAFYSKYYQPVPLVLKGYGAGNNVTASGIFSDLLRTIS; encoded by the coding sequence ATGAAGTTATTAAAATTTGGCGGCACATCATTAGCTAATGCTGAAAAATTTTTATGTGTAGCTGATATCATAGAAAAAAATATTCAAAATAAAAAAATTGCAGCCGTGCTCTCCGCACCTGCAAAAATAACTAATTACTTAGTGCAAACTATTGATAATATAATTAAAAATGATAATAACGCACAAAACATCAATATTGCTGAAAATATTTTTCTTGAATTAATTCATAATATCAAAAAAATACAGCCTTATTTTTGTTACGAATCAATAGTGAAATTAATAAAAATAGAATTTAAAAAATTAAAATATATGATAGATGGAATAATTTTACTACAACAATGTCCAGATAATGTTCGTGCGATTTTAATTTCTCGCGGTGAAATACTGTCAGTTTTAATTATGAAATATATATTAGAAGCAAGAAAACATAATATTATTGTTATCGATCCTGTAAAAAATCTTATATCTAAAGGTCATTATCTTGATTCTACTGTTAATATACCTCGATCTAAAAAAATAATTAATAAAATTAATACAACTCATGCAGATATTATTTTAATGGCGGGTTTTATTGCAGGAAATAAAAAAGAAGAATTAGTAGTCTTGGGACGTAATGGTTCAGATTATTCAGCAGCAGTTCTCGCTGCTTGTTTGAATGCTAGTTGCTGTGAAATTTGGACGGATGTAGATGGAGTTTTTACTAGTGATCCTCGAGAAGTGATAGATTCTTATTTACTAAAATCCATCTCTTATCAAGAAGCTATGGAATTATCTTATTTTGGCGCTAAAGTATTACACCCACGTACTATTGAGCCTATCGCTCAATTTAAAATTCCATGTATTATAAAAAATACTAATAATCTAAAATCACCTGGTACTTTAATTTGTGAGGAAAATAAAACTGAAAAAAATTTTTTAAAAGGAGTCACGCACTTAGATAACATCGTGATGTTTAGTATATCTGGATCATCTATTAAAAATACGCTTAGTATTACTGGTAGAATATTTACTGCAATTGCTCAAAAAAAAATAAAGATTGTACTTATTACTCAATCTTCTTCAGAACATACTATTAATTTTTGCGTTCTTGAAAATTATATGAATTCAGTAAAATCTGCTCTAACGGAAGAATTTCGATTAGAATTAAAAGAAAAAATTTTAAATCCTATTAGTATAGAAAAAGAACTATCGATTTTATCTATTGTAGGATCATATATTCGCATGAAGCATAATATTGCTTCTAAAATTTTTTATATTCTAGGTTCTTCTAATATTAATATTCTAGCAATTGCACAAGGTTCTTCTCAGCATTCTATCTCAATGGTAGTAAATAAGAAAAATATTTTAAATGCAGTTAAAATCATTCATAATACAATGTTTTCTAATAAAAAAATTATAACTGTTTTTTTAATAGGTATAGGAGGTGTAGGAAGTACATTAATACAACAAATATTACAGCAACAAAATTTTTTAAATGAAAAAAATATAAATATTAAAATTTGTGTAATAGCAAATTCAAAAAAAATTTTAATTGTAAATAATGGTATTAATTTATCTTGCTGGGAAAAAGAATTTAAAAAATCACAAGAACAGTTTAGTTTAGAAAAATTGATTTCTTTAACAAGGAAACATCATTTTTTAAACCCGACAATAATTGATTGTACTTCTGATCAATATTTATCTGAAGAGTATAGTGCATTTTTAAAAAACGGTTTCAATATAGTCACTTCTAATAAAAAAGCTAATACCAATAACTTTGAATATTATACAAAAATAAGAAAAATTGCATTAAACACAAATAAAAAATTTTTTTATGAAACTAATGTCGGCGCGGGATTACCAATAATATCTACATTAAAACAATTATTAAATACAGGAGATACTGTAATCAAATGTCAAGGGATATTATCTGGTTCATTATCTTTTATTTTTGGAAAACTCGAAGAAGGAGTTCTATTATCGCAAGCTACTAAAGAAGCTAAAAATTTAGGATTCACAGAACCACACCCCGCTGATGATTTATCTGGTATAGATGTTGCAAGAAAAATATTAATTTTAGCCCGAGAAATGGGCTATCATAAAGAATTAAAAGATGTAAAAATTGAACCTATACTACCTCAGAATTTTAAAAAATATCAAGATATCAATGAATTTTTATTAAAAATAAAAGATGTAGATTCTTACTTTGTAGAAAAAACAAAAAAAGCACAGAAAGAAGGAAAAGTATTACGTTTCGTAGGAACTATAGACAAAAAAGGACAATGTACAGTAAAAATTGAAGAAATAAATATTACAGATCCTTTATATAAAATAAAAAATGGTGAAAATGTAATAGCGTTTTATAGTAAATATTATCAACCTGTTCCTCTTGTTTTAAAGGGATATGGAGCTGGTAATAATGTCACAGCCTCTGGAATATTCTCCGATTTGCTACGTACAATATCATAA
- the hpt gene encoding hypoxanthine phosphoribosyltransferase, which produces MKHTIKVMISQKDIHTRIGALGRAITQRYQNNTNKIILIALLRGSFVFIADLCRCITIAHEIDFMTISSYGRGILSTGDVKIIKDLDEDIYNKNVLIVEDIIDSGKTLSKVLEILKLRNPKSLSICTLLDKPECREVNICVDFIGFSIPNDFIVGYGIDYAQRYRYLPYIGKIVFE; this is translated from the coding sequence ATGAAACATACTATTAAAGTTATGATTTCTCAAAAAGATATTCACACCCGTATTGGTGCTTTAGGAAGAGCCATAACTCAAAGATATCAAAATAATACAAATAAAATAATATTGATTGCTTTATTACGTGGTTCTTTTGTATTTATAGCAGATTTATGTCGTTGCATTACGATTGCTCATGAAATTGATTTTATGACTATTTCTAGTTATGGTCGTGGCATATTATCTACTGGTGATGTGAAAATTATTAAAGATTTAGATGAAGATATTTATAATAAAAATGTTTTGATAGTAGAAGATATAATTGATTCTGGAAAAACATTAAGTAAAGTATTAGAAATTTTAAAATTAAGAAATCCAAAATCATTATCAATTTGTACGCTACTGGATAAACCAGAATGTCGAGAAGTTAATATTTGTGTGGATTTTATTGGTTTTTCGATTCCTAATGATTTTATAGTCGGTTATGGTATTGATTATGCGCAACGTTATCGTTATTTACCGTATATTGGAAAGATTGTATTTGAATAA
- the dksA gene encoding RNA polymerase-binding protein DksA: MEKEKNKKKSSFNFLSISDVKAYQKKIDEEYMNEDQILHFKKILKTWKNQLKNEMNHTLLYIQEKSTNFPDPIDRAAQEEEFNLELRNRDRGRKTIKKIEMTLKKIKEKDFGYCDSCGIEIGIRRLEARPTANLCIDCKTLAEIREKQMNG; encoded by the coding sequence ATGGAAAAAGAAAAAAACAAAAAAAAATCGTCTTTTAACTTTCTTTCTATCTCAGATGTAAAAGCATATCAGAAAAAAATAGATGAAGAATATATGAATGAAGATCAAATATTACATTTTAAAAAAATTCTAAAAACATGGAAAAATCAATTAAAAAACGAAATGAATCATACTTTACTTTATATACAAGAAAAATCAACTAATTTTCCAGATCCGATTGATAGAGCCGCGCAAGAAGAAGAATTTAATTTAGAATTACGAAATCGTGATAGAGGACGAAAAACAATAAAAAAAATTGAAATGACTTTAAAAAAAATTAAAGAAAAAGATTTTGGTTATTGTGACTCATGTGGTATAGAAATTGGCATTAGACGATTAGAAGCCAGACCCACTGCTAATCTTTGTATTGATTGTAAAACATTAGCAGAAATTCGTGAAAAACAAATGAATGGTTAA
- the panB gene encoding 3-methyl-2-oxobutanoate hydroxymethyltransferase has product MEKITISTLQHCKNCNNKFAAITAYDFSFARLFSNQGIPVILVGDSLGMTIQGNNSTITVEVDDITYHTKAVRKGAPKVFLISDLPFLSYYNVTEAIKNTKKIIQSGSNMVKIEGGKKILHIVKELSDRSILVCGHIGLTPQSIDFLSGYRIQGKTYDDAQRLIDEALLLEDSGIKMLVLECIPSALAETITKKLSIPVIGIGSGKNTDGQILVMQDLLGITEGHVPKFSKNFLNQKNSIQAAIKKYILEVETGLYPDIKHSF; this is encoded by the coding sequence ATGGAAAAAATTACTATATCTACATTGCAACACTGTAAAAATTGCAATAATAAATTTGCTGCCATCACGGCTTATGATTTTAGCTTTGCGCGTTTATTTTCTAATCAAGGAATACCAGTTATACTTGTAGGTGATTCACTAGGTATGACCATTCAAGGCAACAATTCTACAATAACAGTAGAAGTTGATGATATTACCTATCATACTAAAGCTGTTCGTAAAGGTGCTCCAAAAGTATTTTTAATATCTGATTTACCATTTTTATCCTATTATAATGTTACAGAAGCTATTAAAAATACAAAAAAAATAATACAATCTGGATCAAATATGGTAAAAATAGAAGGTGGAAAAAAAATATTACATATCGTTAAAGAGCTTTCTGATAGATCAATATTAGTATGTGGACATATAGGTTTAACCCCGCAATCTATCGATTTTTTAAGTGGTTATAGAATACAAGGTAAAACATATGATGATGCTCAAAGATTGATAGATGAAGCGTTATTATTGGAAGATTCTGGTATAAAAATGCTTGTGTTAGAATGTATACCTTCAGCATTAGCTGAAACAATCACAAAAAAACTATCTATTCCAGTTATCGGTATAGGATCAGGAAAAAATACTGATGGACAAATACTAGTTATGCAGGATTTATTAGGTATTACAGAAGGGCATGTTCCTAAATTTTCAAAAAATTTCCTTAATCAGAAAAATAGTATTCAAGCAGCAATTAAAAAATATATCCTCGAAGTAGAAACAGGTTTATATCCTGATATCAAACACAGTTTTTAA